The Deltaproteobacteria bacterium genome segment AATAGAACACGCGAAGGTCAGCGTCTTATGATGCTCTTTTTATATTATGCCAGAATGGCCGAGTCGGGAGATTTGGGTGCCATGTATCAGTTCATGAAATTCATCACCTATATTATTTCCAAAGATAAGGCGAAGCAGAACATTCAGGTCTCCACGCAACTGATTAAGTTACAAGACCAATCGCGCAAAGCATCGGATGCTTTAATGGGGACTGATAATAAAGATCAGACCGAATTTACCAAGATGTTGCAGAAAACTCAGTCGGAACAGTCTCAAATTGCAACGTCTCAAAAATTGCTGGCCGATATGCTTCAGGAGTTTGCCCAAGTGGTGGAAACATTGACCAACTCCGTCAAGAACGTGTTGGATGCATGGGGCCGAGTACAGAGAACCGCGAGCTCGAGATAAGGGGACTGTTGAAAAAGGCCCATCTGCTTCGTTGTTCGTCGTCGGCCATCCTCATATACCATCAAGGTATGCTCCGGTGGCCTCCTCCTCACGGCCTCGCGTCTGGGACCTTTTTGAACAGTCCCGGATCCGGTAAATAAACTTGGCGAACTGGTGAAAAAATGTTAAATTTCAACATAATGGCTAAAGATATTCCATCTAAACTACTGACTTCCGAGGAAGCCGACGCGGAAGTTGAGAAGTTTTTTAAAGAGTTGGAAGAGAGACTTAAAGGAGTTCCTTTAGAAGAAATCGAGGCAGGAGCCAAAAAGATCACAGGTTTCTTGGAAGGGAAAGTGGGTTGGGACGAAGTTTTCAGTTTTACTCCCGAACAAAAAGAGCAGATGGCCGAATTGGGGTACACCCATTTCAAGGTGGGTCGTTACCAAGATGCCGAACGCTTTTTCAAAGTTTTGAGCATTCTCGATTGGGACAACTACTATTATCACTCCATGTTGGGTTCTATTTTACAGCGCCAAAAAAGAGATGGCGAAGCGATTGTCGAATACACACAGGCGCTTGAATTATTTCCCGACGATGTTGTGAGTCTCACCAATCGCGGGGAAATTTTTATGAAACATGGTTGGACATTGAATGCCAAACAGGATTTTGAAAAGGCGGTTCGTCTGGATCATTCAGGCACCAACGCGTGGGCAAACAGGGCACGTGTTTTGAACGCTCAGCTTGAAAAAAATAAGGCGGGGAAAAAGGAGTAGGCCATGGCTGTCGATAGTATCCGCGCACAACTTGAAAAAGAAAGACCGATAAGTCCCACGCTGGATCACCCGGAAGTAGTGGAAGCACTTCGTCACGGTAATATTTATGAAATTTTAAAAACCTCCGGCGTTCATCGCAAGGAGGTTGAAGACTATCTTGCCACGCAATCACGCATTTTTCAGAATCAGATTCGTCAGGACTATCAGGTTTATGCAGGCGAAGGGAGTTTGCCCCCGCCTGTGCCGGAGAAACATTCTCCGGCGGGTGTTAAAGCAGTGTCTTTGAGCGCGGAAGATCACAACCTTTTTAAACAGGACATGCAGGAAATGCGGACTATGCGTGCCAGAGCAACTGTCACCGAAGGTTCCGGACAGGATGTAATGAAGATGGGTGAAAAAACGCTGAGTCAGTGGAATGATTTTTACAGTGAATTGCAGACAAAAGCCATTGACATGCAGATGATGCAGGAACTTCGTTCCAAAACAGCGGACCTCAATAAAGAAGTGCAGAGGATGATTGCGCTGGTGATGTCGGGGCAGGTGGATCCGGAATATGTTTTGATTGCCGCGGCCAAGTCGAGCCTTCTGCAGGAAGGAACCATTTTTTCGTGGAAGGGGAAGAAGGTTATGCATCTCAATACGGAAATGGATAAAATTTCCAAAAATCTTTTGAAGATGGATCCCAATGACAAAGGCTACATGAAAGAATTGCAGTCGGTGCAAAGCAAAACAAGAAGCGGCGGAGTTAACTTGCAGTTGGAAACGATGGATTTGCAAAAAGCTTCGAGCCAGATTGCAACAACTCTTGACTGGGTCAGCAATGCGATCAGAACCATCGGACAGGCGAAACAGAGTATGATTCAGGCCACAACCGCGAGATAGGGGAGGACTATGGACCATGGACCATGGACTATGGACCATGGACCGTGGACTATGGACTATGGACCGTGGACCATGAAAGACGAAAATGGAAAT includes the following:
- a CDS encoding tetratricopeptide repeat protein is translated as MAKDIPSKLLTSEEADAEVEKFFKELEERLKGVPLEEIEAGAKKITGFLEGKVGWDEVFSFTPEQKEQMAELGYTHFKVGRYQDAERFFKVLSILDWDNYYYHSMLGSILQRQKRDGEAIVEYTQALELFPDDVVSLTNRGEIFMKHGWTLNAKQDFEKAVRLDHSGTNAWANRARVLNAQLEKNKAGKKE